The Henckelia pumila isolate YLH828 chromosome 2, ASM3356847v2, whole genome shotgun sequence genome includes a window with the following:
- the LOC140881322 gene encoding uncharacterized protein, with translation MIQRFVTAGFTEKNNLLDGILVCNPPQEKSRGITNKYIQCHWDDKNAKDTEREGQGSDFLVPQYPRSKLWTTAKSYGPTTASFGYQFDVNQSYNSEMIGISVQAIRLSYSHISSRILDHYKNLM, from the exons ATGATCCAAAGATTTGTGACAGCGGGGTTCACGGAAAAAAATAACTTGTTAGATGGCATACTCGTTTGTAATCCTCCTCAAGAGAAGTCAAGAGGAATTACAAATAAGTACATACAATGTCATTGGGATGATAAGA ATGCAAAAGACACCGAAAGAGAAGGACAAGGCTCAGACTTCTTAGTTCCCCAATATCCAAGAAGCAAATTGTGGACAACTGCAAAATCCTATGGTCCAACCACCGCATCATTTGGATATCAGTTTGATGTCAACCAATCATATAATTCG GAAATGATAGGAATTTCTGTTCAAGCTATCAGATTAAGTTATTCTCATATCAGTTCGAGAATACTCGATCATTACAA GAACTTGATGTGA